A region from the Rhinoderma darwinii isolate aRhiDar2 chromosome 2, aRhiDar2.hap1, whole genome shotgun sequence genome encodes:
- the ALG11 gene encoding GDP-Man:Man(3)GlcNAc(2)-PP-Dol alpha-1,2-mannosyltransferase produces MAGALCVCGLLRLLTSLFIPALIASVTITLLLFTVLLCVRLWIAQKKKTSVQLGKDGKEQKVVAFFHPYCNAGGGGERVLWCALRALQKRYKNAVYVVYTGDTEVSGEEILTGAAGRFNIKLSYPVKFVFLEKRYLVEDRLYPHFTLLGQSLGSILLGWEALVKCVPDVYIDSMGYAFTLPLFKYLGGCRVACYVHYPTISTDMLSIVRDHHSRFNNAAYISNNPVLSRMKLIYYFLFALIYGWVGSCSDLVMVNSTWTFNHVLELWRCSERISIVYPPCDVQTFLDIELNQKQERKEHSVVSIGQFRPEKDHKLQICAFSTLLAKKTPEERADLKLILIGGCRNKQDELRVLELKKLSADLGVSVEFKVNIPFEELQKHLREATIGLHTMWNEHFGIGVVECMAAGTIILAHNSGGPKLDIVIPYEGHDTGFLADTEEGYASAMDRILTLSEDNRLQIRQNARRSVSRFSDQEFEVHFISATELLFK; encoded by the exons CCTGCTGACGTCACTCTTCATTCCTGCACTTATTGCCAGTGTCACGATCACTCTCCTGTTATTCACTGTTCTTCTTTGTGTCCGATTGTGGATTGCGCAGAAGAAGAAAACATCTGTACAACTTGGCAAAGATGGCAAAGAGCAGAAAGTAGTGGCTTTTTTTCACCCATACTGCAatgcaggaggtggaggagaaaggGTGCTGTGGTGTGCACTTCGTGCTTTGCAGAAAAG GTACAAAAATGCTGTATATGTTGTTTACACCGGTGACACAGAAGTCTCAGGAGAAGAGATTCTTACTGGGGCAGCAGGAAGATTTAACATAAAGTTATCCTACCCTGTGAAGTTCGTCTTTCTGGAGAAACGTTATCTGGTAGAAGACAGGCTTTATCCACATTTCACTTTGCTGGGACAGAGTTTGGGCTCCATTCTTTTAGGCTGGGAGGCTCTGGTAAAATGCGTGCCTGATGTTTATATTGATTCCATGGGTTATGCGTTTACATTGCCTTTATTCAAATACCTGGGGGGCTGTCGGGTGGCCTGCTACGTGCACTACCCAACCATCAGTACAGATATGTTGTCTATTGTCCGCGACCACCATTCTAGATTCAACAACGCTGCCTATATCTCCAACAACCCCGTTCTGAGCAGAATGAAGCTGATTTACTATTTCTTGTTTGCACTTATTTATGGCTGGGTTGGATCCTGCAGTGATCTGGTAATGGTTAACTCTACGTGGACCTTCAACCATGTCTTGGAATTATGGAGGTGCAGCGAGCGTATTAGCATTGTTTATCCGCCTTGTGACGTGCAGACATTTTTAGATATAGAATTGAATCAGAAGCAAGAGAGAAAAGAACACTCTGTGGTGTCTATAGGCCAGTTCAGACCAGAGAAGGACCACAAACTACAGATCTGCGCTTTCAGTACTTTACTGGCAAAGAAGACACCGGAGGAAAGGGCAGATCTGAAACTCATTCTTATTGGGGGTTGTCGCAACAAACAAGATGAGCTCCGGGTATTAGAGCTGAAGAAACTCAGCGCAGACTTAGGCGTTTCTGTGGAGTTTAAAGTAAACATTCCTTTTGAAGAGCTGCAGAAGCATCTCCGTGAAGCCACCATTGGTCTACATACAATGTGGAATGAGCACTTTGGAATTG GAGTGGTCGAGTGCATGGCGGCTGGAACAATCATTTTAGCTCATAACTCTGGAGGTCCCAAACTGGACATTGTCATCCCATATGAAGGTCATGATACCGGCTTTCTGGCAGACACGGAGGAGGGCTATGCTTCTGCTATGGACCGCATCCTGACCCTGTCCGAAGACAACAGACTACAAATCCGGCAGAATGCGCGACGTTCTGTTTCTAGATTC